The following coding sequences are from one Passer domesticus isolate bPasDom1 chromosome 11, bPasDom1.hap1, whole genome shotgun sequence window:
- the ECT2 gene encoding protein ECT2 isoform X2 — protein sequence MADSSTLVSETGRSLLADSSVLDSKIIETSKENVFHAAVLDAEEEMPQIETRVVLVQEAGKREELLKALETIKIMEVPVIKIKESSPDKSEEKLIKSIIHMEIKMPYIKTDTIEELGDSDSPEFETIFVVSDFQAPIFSNLCRADCRVIGPPVVLHCAQKGEPLPFSCRPLYCASMLNLVLCFTGFRKKDELVKLVTLVHHMGGIIRRDFSSKVTHLVANSTHGDKFRIAVSLGVPIVKAEWIYKAWEKRNEIDFCAADDDFRNQFKVPPFQDCMLSFLGFSDDEKANMEEMTEMQGGHYLPVGDERCTHLVVEESTVKDLPFEPLKKLYVVKQEWFWGSIQMDARAGESMYLFEKSESPDFKKSVSLLSLSTPNSNRKRRRLKETLAQLTRETDMSPFPPRKRPSAEHSLSIGSLLDISNTPESSTANGETPKSCARPSKNSTPLPLKQSARWQVAKELYQTESNYVDILTTIIQLFQVPLEKEGQLGGPILAQEEIKTIFGSIPDILDVHTKIKEDLEDLMINWTENKSIGDVILKYSKDLLKTYPPFVNFFEMSKETITRCEKQKPRFHAFLKINQAKPECGRQSLAELLIRPVQRLPSVALLLNDIKKHTAEENPDKITLERAIESLKEVMTHINEDKRKTEAQRQFFDVVYEVDGCPANLLSSHRSLVQRLETVALGDDLCDRGEQVTLFLFNDCLEIARKRHKVIGAFKSPHGHTRPPASLKHVVLMPLSQIKKVLDIRETEDCQKAFALVVRPPTELNNKLLSFQMTTEDPCKEDWLKMLCRHVANTICKADAENLIYVADPDSVEVNTKDMDSTLSRASRAIKKTSKKVTRAFSFSKTPKRALRRALMSQSATEGRSPSSSESFLGSRLSSTSSLAIARSSSTCSLNGSAKCAVHVHRSSSVDWSSQSSKPRPVLCPGSPNPHLPNAVEAKASSNLESLNGHALDRPRAFPVVTATCADAGGCSFSFLGQPSLDL from the exons ATGGCTGACAGCAGTACTCTGGTGTCTGAAACTGGGAGGAGCCTCTTGGCTGATTCTTCTGTTCTTGATTCAAAAATTATAGAAACCTCCAAAGAGAATGTATTCCATGCAGCTGTTCTGGATGCTGAAG AAGAAATGCCTCAAATAGAAACAAGAGTGGTTTTGGTTCAGGAAGCAGGGAAACGTGAGGAGCTTCTGAAAGCCTTGGAG ACCATTAAGATAATGGAAGTACCTGTTATAAAGATAAAGGAAAGTAGTCCTGATAAATCAGAAGAAAAACTAATAAAAAGTATTATTCATATG GAAATTAAAATGCCCTACATAAAGACAGACACAATAGAAGAACTTGGAGATTCTGACTCCCCAGAATTCGAGACAATCTTCGTTGTGTCAGACTTCCAAGCTCCCATCTTTAGCAACCTCTGCAGGGCAGACTGCAGAGTCATCGGGCCGCCGGTGGTGCTGCACTGCGCGCAGAAAGGAGAG CCTTTACCTTTCTCCTGCCGTCCACTGTATTGTGCAAGTATGTTGAACTTGGTACTGTGCTTTACAGGATTCAGAAAGAAAGATGAATTA GTTAAGCTTGTGACCTTGGTTCATCACATGGGTGGAATTATTAGAAGGGACTTCAGCTCAAAAGTTACTCATCTGGTGGCAAACTCAACACATGGAGACAAATTCAGA ATTGCTGTAAGTCTTGGTGTCCCTATTGTGAAAGCTGAGTGGATTTATAAGGCGTGGGAGAAAAGGAATGAAAT TGATTTCTGTGCAGCTGATGATGACTTTAGAAACCAGTTCAAGGTTCCTCCCTTTCAGGATTGCATGTTAAGTTTCCTGGGATTCTCTGATGATGAGAAAGCTAACATGGAAGAAATGACAGAAATGCAAG gAGGACATTATTTACCAGTTGGTGATGAAAGGTGTACACACTTGGTTGTTGAAGAAAGTACAGTAAAAGATCTTCCATTTGAACCTTTAAAAAAACTTTATGTTGTAAAGCAAGAG tgGTTTTGGGGAAGCATTCAAATGGATGCCAGAGCTGGAGAGTCCATGTATTTATTTGAGAAG TCAGAGAGTCCTGACTTCAAGAAGTCGGTGTCGCTGCTTTCGCTGAGCACGCCCAACAGCAACCGCAAACGGCGCCGCTTGAAAGAGACGCTGGCCCAGCTGACCAGGGAGACAGACATGTCCCCCTTCCCTCCTCGGAAACGGCCCTCAGCTGAACATTCCCTCTCCATTGGCTCCTTGCTGGATATTTCCAACACTCCAGAGTCAAGCACTGCCAATGGAG AAACACCAAAATCCTGTGCAAGACCTTCCAAAAACTCCACTCCTCTTCCTCTCAAGCAGTCTGCAAGATGGCAAGTTGCAAAGGAATTGTATCAGACAGAAAGTAACTATGTTGATATTCTGACAACAATTATTCAG CTGTTTCAAGTTCCATTGGAGAAGGAAGGACAACTTGGGGGACCAATCCTTGCACAGGAAGAGATCAAGACCATATTTGGCAGCATTCCAGATATTCTTGATGTGCACACTAAAATCAAG GAAGACCTGGAAGATCTTATGATAAATTGGACTGAAAACAAAAGTATTGGTGATGTCATTCTCAAATAT TCAAAAGATTTGTTGAAAACATACCCTCCATTTGTGAATTTCTTTGAAATGAGCAAGGAGACGATTACAAGATGTGAAAAGCAGAAACCAAGGTTTCATGCCTTCCTAAAG ataaATCAAGCTAAACCTGAATGTGGCCGCCAAAGCCTTGCTGAGCTCCTTATCCGTCCTGTTCAAAGGCTGCCCAGTGTTGCCCTGCTACTAAATG atATTAAGAAGCATACAGCAGAAGAGAACCCTGATAAAATAACTCTAGAGAGAGCTATTGAATCATTAAAGGAGGTGATGAC ACACATTAatgaagacaaaagaaaaacagaggcACAAAGGCAGTTCTTTGACGTCGTCTATGAAGTGGATGGATGTCCA GCCAATCTCCTGTCCTCCCACCGCAGCTTGGTGCAGCGTCTGGAAACTGTAGCACTTGGGGATGACCTCTGTGACAGGGGAGAGCAGGTCACGCTCTTTCTGTTCAATGATTGCCTGGAG ATTGCGAGGAAACGGCATAAAGTTATTGGAGCTTTCAAGAGTCCCCATGGCCACACGAGGCCCCCTGCATCTCTCAAGCATGTTGTTCTCATGCCTCTCTCCCAGATCAAGAAAGTCTTGGACATCAGGGAGACAGAAG ATTGCCAAAAAGCTTTTGCGTTAGTTGTGAGGCCACCAACAGAACTCAACAACAAGCTGCTCAGTTTCCAGATGACAACTGAAGACCCTTGCAAGGAGGACTGGCTGAAGATGCTGTGTAGGCATGTGGCCAACACTATTTGTAAAGCAGATGCA GAGAATCTCATTTATGTTGCTGATCCTGATTCAGTTGAAGTAAATACTAAAGATATGGACAGTACTTTAAGCAGAGCATCCAGGGCAATaaagaaaacatcaaaaaaG GTCACAAgagccttttctttctccaaaacCCCCAAGCGAGCTCTGCGCCGGGCTCTGATGTCTCAGAGCGCCACGGAAGGGCGGAGCCCCAGCTCCAGCGAGAGTTTCCTCGGCAGCCGCCTgagcagcacctcctccctggcg ATTGCTCGTTCCTCTTCCACGTGCAGCCTAAATGGATCTGCCAAATGTGCTGTTCATGTCCATCGCTCCAGTTCTGTTGACTGGAGCTCTCAAAGTTCCAAGCCTCGAcctgtgctgtgtcctggctCTCCAAATCCTCATCTTCCAAATGCTGTAGAAGCAAAAGCCTCTTCCAACTTGGAAAGTTTAAATGGTCATGCTTTGGACAGACCACGTGCTTTCCCTGTTGTCACTGCCACTTGTGCTGATGCTGGAG GctgttccttctccttccttggTCAGCCTTCCCTCGATCTTTGA
- the ECT2 gene encoding protein ECT2 isoform X5: protein MEVPVIKIKESSPDKSEEKLIKSIIHMEIKMPYIKTDTIEELGDSDSPEFETIFVVSDFQAPIFSNLCRADCRVIGPPVVLHCAQKGEPLPFSCRPLYCASMLNLVLCFTGFRKKDELVKLVTLVHHMGGIIRRDFSSKVTHLVANSTHGDKFRIAVSLGVPIVKAEWIYKAWEKRNEIDFCAADDDFRNQFKVPPFQDCMLSFLGFSDDEKANMEEMTEMQGGHYLPVGDERCTHLVVEESTVKDLPFEPLKKLYVVKQEWFWGSIQMDARAGESMYLFEKSESPDFKKSVSLLSLSTPNSNRKRRRLKETLAQLTRETDMSPFPPRKRPSAEHSLSIGSLLDISNTPESSTANGETPKSCARPSKNSTPLPLKQSARWQVAKELYQTESNYVDILTTIIQLFQVPLEKEGQLGGPILAQEEIKTIFGSIPDILDVHTKIKEDLEDLMINWTENKSIGDVILKYSKDLLKTYPPFVNFFEMSKETITRCEKQKPRFHAFLKINQAKPECGRQSLAELLIRPVQRLPSVALLLNDIKKHTAEENPDKITLERAIESLKEVMTHINEDKRKTEAQRQFFDVVYEVDGCPANLLSSHRSLVQRLETVALGDDLCDRGEQVTLFLFNDCLEIARKRHKVIGAFKSPHGHTRPPASLKHVVLMPLSQIKKVLDIRETEDCQKAFALVVRPPTELNNKLLSFQMTTEDPCKEDWLKMLCRHVANTICKADAENLIYVADPDSVEVNTKDMDSTLSRASRAIKKTSKKVTRAFSFSKTPKRALRRALMSQSATEGRSPSSSESFLGSRLSSTSSLAIARSSSTCSLNGSAKCAVHVHRSSSVDWSSQSSKPRPVLCPGSPNPHLPNAVEAKASSNLESLNGHALDRPRAFPVVTATCADAGGDNQCGAGKFCASDPE, encoded by the exons ATGGAAGTACCTGTTATAAAGATAAAGGAAAGTAGTCCTGATAAATCAGAAGAAAAACTAATAAAAAGTATTATTCATATG GAAATTAAAATGCCCTACATAAAGACAGACACAATAGAAGAACTTGGAGATTCTGACTCCCCAGAATTCGAGACAATCTTCGTTGTGTCAGACTTCCAAGCTCCCATCTTTAGCAACCTCTGCAGGGCAGACTGCAGAGTCATCGGGCCGCCGGTGGTGCTGCACTGCGCGCAGAAAGGAGAG CCTTTACCTTTCTCCTGCCGTCCACTGTATTGTGCAAGTATGTTGAACTTGGTACTGTGCTTTACAGGATTCAGAAAGAAAGATGAATTA GTTAAGCTTGTGACCTTGGTTCATCACATGGGTGGAATTATTAGAAGGGACTTCAGCTCAAAAGTTACTCATCTGGTGGCAAACTCAACACATGGAGACAAATTCAGA ATTGCTGTAAGTCTTGGTGTCCCTATTGTGAAAGCTGAGTGGATTTATAAGGCGTGGGAGAAAAGGAATGAAAT TGATTTCTGTGCAGCTGATGATGACTTTAGAAACCAGTTCAAGGTTCCTCCCTTTCAGGATTGCATGTTAAGTTTCCTGGGATTCTCTGATGATGAGAAAGCTAACATGGAAGAAATGACAGAAATGCAAG gAGGACATTATTTACCAGTTGGTGATGAAAGGTGTACACACTTGGTTGTTGAAGAAAGTACAGTAAAAGATCTTCCATTTGAACCTTTAAAAAAACTTTATGTTGTAAAGCAAGAG tgGTTTTGGGGAAGCATTCAAATGGATGCCAGAGCTGGAGAGTCCATGTATTTATTTGAGAAG TCAGAGAGTCCTGACTTCAAGAAGTCGGTGTCGCTGCTTTCGCTGAGCACGCCCAACAGCAACCGCAAACGGCGCCGCTTGAAAGAGACGCTGGCCCAGCTGACCAGGGAGACAGACATGTCCCCCTTCCCTCCTCGGAAACGGCCCTCAGCTGAACATTCCCTCTCCATTGGCTCCTTGCTGGATATTTCCAACACTCCAGAGTCAAGCACTGCCAATGGAG AAACACCAAAATCCTGTGCAAGACCTTCCAAAAACTCCACTCCTCTTCCTCTCAAGCAGTCTGCAAGATGGCAAGTTGCAAAGGAATTGTATCAGACAGAAAGTAACTATGTTGATATTCTGACAACAATTATTCAG CTGTTTCAAGTTCCATTGGAGAAGGAAGGACAACTTGGGGGACCAATCCTTGCACAGGAAGAGATCAAGACCATATTTGGCAGCATTCCAGATATTCTTGATGTGCACACTAAAATCAAG GAAGACCTGGAAGATCTTATGATAAATTGGACTGAAAACAAAAGTATTGGTGATGTCATTCTCAAATAT TCAAAAGATTTGTTGAAAACATACCCTCCATTTGTGAATTTCTTTGAAATGAGCAAGGAGACGATTACAAGATGTGAAAAGCAGAAACCAAGGTTTCATGCCTTCCTAAAG ataaATCAAGCTAAACCTGAATGTGGCCGCCAAAGCCTTGCTGAGCTCCTTATCCGTCCTGTTCAAAGGCTGCCCAGTGTTGCCCTGCTACTAAATG atATTAAGAAGCATACAGCAGAAGAGAACCCTGATAAAATAACTCTAGAGAGAGCTATTGAATCATTAAAGGAGGTGATGAC ACACATTAatgaagacaaaagaaaaacagaggcACAAAGGCAGTTCTTTGACGTCGTCTATGAAGTGGATGGATGTCCA GCCAATCTCCTGTCCTCCCACCGCAGCTTGGTGCAGCGTCTGGAAACTGTAGCACTTGGGGATGACCTCTGTGACAGGGGAGAGCAGGTCACGCTCTTTCTGTTCAATGATTGCCTGGAG ATTGCGAGGAAACGGCATAAAGTTATTGGAGCTTTCAAGAGTCCCCATGGCCACACGAGGCCCCCTGCATCTCTCAAGCATGTTGTTCTCATGCCTCTCTCCCAGATCAAGAAAGTCTTGGACATCAGGGAGACAGAAG ATTGCCAAAAAGCTTTTGCGTTAGTTGTGAGGCCACCAACAGAACTCAACAACAAGCTGCTCAGTTTCCAGATGACAACTGAAGACCCTTGCAAGGAGGACTGGCTGAAGATGCTGTGTAGGCATGTGGCCAACACTATTTGTAAAGCAGATGCA GAGAATCTCATTTATGTTGCTGATCCTGATTCAGTTGAAGTAAATACTAAAGATATGGACAGTACTTTAAGCAGAGCATCCAGGGCAATaaagaaaacatcaaaaaaG GTCACAAgagccttttctttctccaaaacCCCCAAGCGAGCTCTGCGCCGGGCTCTGATGTCTCAGAGCGCCACGGAAGGGCGGAGCCCCAGCTCCAGCGAGAGTTTCCTCGGCAGCCGCCTgagcagcacctcctccctggcg ATTGCTCGTTCCTCTTCCACGTGCAGCCTAAATGGATCTGCCAAATGTGCTGTTCATGTCCATCGCTCCAGTTCTGTTGACTGGAGCTCTCAAAGTTCCAAGCCTCGAcctgtgctgtgtcctggctCTCCAAATCCTCATCTTCCAAATGCTGTAGAAGCAAAAGCCTCTTCCAACTTGGAAAGTTTAAATGGTCATGCTTTGGACAGACCACGTGCTTTCCCTGTTGTCACTGCCACTTGTGCTGATGCTGGAGGTGATAACCAGTGTGGTGCTGGGAAATTCTGTGCATCAGATCCTGAGTGA
- the ECT2 gene encoding protein ECT2 isoform X3 has translation MADSSTLVSETGRSLLADSSVLDSKIIETSKENVFHAAVLDAEEEMPQIETRVVLVQEAGKREELLKALEEIKMPYIKTDTIEELGDSDSPEFETIFVVSDFQAPIFSNLCRADCRVIGPPVVLHCAQKGEPLPFSCRPLYCASMLNLVLCFTGFRKKDELVKLVTLVHHMGGIIRRDFSSKVTHLVANSTHGDKFRIAVSLGVPIVKAEWIYKAWEKRNEIDFCAADDDFRNQFKVPPFQDCMLSFLGFSDDEKANMEEMTEMQGGHYLPVGDERCTHLVVEESTVKDLPFEPLKKLYVVKQEWFWGSIQMDARAGESMYLFEKSESPDFKKSVSLLSLSTPNSNRKRRRLKETLAQLTRETDMSPFPPRKRPSAEHSLSIGSLLDISNTPESSTANGETPKSCARPSKNSTPLPLKQSARWQVAKELYQTESNYVDILTTIIQLFQVPLEKEGQLGGPILAQEEIKTIFGSIPDILDVHTKIKEDLEDLMINWTENKSIGDVILKYSKDLLKTYPPFVNFFEMSKETITRCEKQKPRFHAFLKINQAKPECGRQSLAELLIRPVQRLPSVALLLNDIKKHTAEENPDKITLERAIESLKEVMTHINEDKRKTEAQRQFFDVVYEVDGCPANLLSSHRSLVQRLETVALGDDLCDRGEQVTLFLFNDCLEIARKRHKVIGAFKSPHGHTRPPASLKHVVLMPLSQIKKVLDIRETEDCQKAFALVVRPPTELNNKLLSFQMTTEDPCKEDWLKMLCRHVANTICKADAENLIYVADPDSVEVNTKDMDSTLSRASRAIKKTSKKVTRAFSFSKTPKRALRRALMSQSATEGRSPSSSESFLGSRLSSTSSLAIARSSSTCSLNGSAKCAVHVHRSSSVDWSSQSSKPRPVLCPGSPNPHLPNAVEAKASSNLESLNGHALDRPRAFPVVTATCADAGGDNQCGAGKFCASDPE, from the exons ATGGCTGACAGCAGTACTCTGGTGTCTGAAACTGGGAGGAGCCTCTTGGCTGATTCTTCTGTTCTTGATTCAAAAATTATAGAAACCTCCAAAGAGAATGTATTCCATGCAGCTGTTCTGGATGCTGAAG AAGAAATGCCTCAAATAGAAACAAGAGTGGTTTTGGTTCAGGAAGCAGGGAAACGTGAGGAGCTTCTGAAAGCCTTGGAG GAAATTAAAATGCCCTACATAAAGACAGACACAATAGAAGAACTTGGAGATTCTGACTCCCCAGAATTCGAGACAATCTTCGTTGTGTCAGACTTCCAAGCTCCCATCTTTAGCAACCTCTGCAGGGCAGACTGCAGAGTCATCGGGCCGCCGGTGGTGCTGCACTGCGCGCAGAAAGGAGAG CCTTTACCTTTCTCCTGCCGTCCACTGTATTGTGCAAGTATGTTGAACTTGGTACTGTGCTTTACAGGATTCAGAAAGAAAGATGAATTA GTTAAGCTTGTGACCTTGGTTCATCACATGGGTGGAATTATTAGAAGGGACTTCAGCTCAAAAGTTACTCATCTGGTGGCAAACTCAACACATGGAGACAAATTCAGA ATTGCTGTAAGTCTTGGTGTCCCTATTGTGAAAGCTGAGTGGATTTATAAGGCGTGGGAGAAAAGGAATGAAAT TGATTTCTGTGCAGCTGATGATGACTTTAGAAACCAGTTCAAGGTTCCTCCCTTTCAGGATTGCATGTTAAGTTTCCTGGGATTCTCTGATGATGAGAAAGCTAACATGGAAGAAATGACAGAAATGCAAG gAGGACATTATTTACCAGTTGGTGATGAAAGGTGTACACACTTGGTTGTTGAAGAAAGTACAGTAAAAGATCTTCCATTTGAACCTTTAAAAAAACTTTATGTTGTAAAGCAAGAG tgGTTTTGGGGAAGCATTCAAATGGATGCCAGAGCTGGAGAGTCCATGTATTTATTTGAGAAG TCAGAGAGTCCTGACTTCAAGAAGTCGGTGTCGCTGCTTTCGCTGAGCACGCCCAACAGCAACCGCAAACGGCGCCGCTTGAAAGAGACGCTGGCCCAGCTGACCAGGGAGACAGACATGTCCCCCTTCCCTCCTCGGAAACGGCCCTCAGCTGAACATTCCCTCTCCATTGGCTCCTTGCTGGATATTTCCAACACTCCAGAGTCAAGCACTGCCAATGGAG AAACACCAAAATCCTGTGCAAGACCTTCCAAAAACTCCACTCCTCTTCCTCTCAAGCAGTCTGCAAGATGGCAAGTTGCAAAGGAATTGTATCAGACAGAAAGTAACTATGTTGATATTCTGACAACAATTATTCAG CTGTTTCAAGTTCCATTGGAGAAGGAAGGACAACTTGGGGGACCAATCCTTGCACAGGAAGAGATCAAGACCATATTTGGCAGCATTCCAGATATTCTTGATGTGCACACTAAAATCAAG GAAGACCTGGAAGATCTTATGATAAATTGGACTGAAAACAAAAGTATTGGTGATGTCATTCTCAAATAT TCAAAAGATTTGTTGAAAACATACCCTCCATTTGTGAATTTCTTTGAAATGAGCAAGGAGACGATTACAAGATGTGAAAAGCAGAAACCAAGGTTTCATGCCTTCCTAAAG ataaATCAAGCTAAACCTGAATGTGGCCGCCAAAGCCTTGCTGAGCTCCTTATCCGTCCTGTTCAAAGGCTGCCCAGTGTTGCCCTGCTACTAAATG atATTAAGAAGCATACAGCAGAAGAGAACCCTGATAAAATAACTCTAGAGAGAGCTATTGAATCATTAAAGGAGGTGATGAC ACACATTAatgaagacaaaagaaaaacagaggcACAAAGGCAGTTCTTTGACGTCGTCTATGAAGTGGATGGATGTCCA GCCAATCTCCTGTCCTCCCACCGCAGCTTGGTGCAGCGTCTGGAAACTGTAGCACTTGGGGATGACCTCTGTGACAGGGGAGAGCAGGTCACGCTCTTTCTGTTCAATGATTGCCTGGAG ATTGCGAGGAAACGGCATAAAGTTATTGGAGCTTTCAAGAGTCCCCATGGCCACACGAGGCCCCCTGCATCTCTCAAGCATGTTGTTCTCATGCCTCTCTCCCAGATCAAGAAAGTCTTGGACATCAGGGAGACAGAAG ATTGCCAAAAAGCTTTTGCGTTAGTTGTGAGGCCACCAACAGAACTCAACAACAAGCTGCTCAGTTTCCAGATGACAACTGAAGACCCTTGCAAGGAGGACTGGCTGAAGATGCTGTGTAGGCATGTGGCCAACACTATTTGTAAAGCAGATGCA GAGAATCTCATTTATGTTGCTGATCCTGATTCAGTTGAAGTAAATACTAAAGATATGGACAGTACTTTAAGCAGAGCATCCAGGGCAATaaagaaaacatcaaaaaaG GTCACAAgagccttttctttctccaaaacCCCCAAGCGAGCTCTGCGCCGGGCTCTGATGTCTCAGAGCGCCACGGAAGGGCGGAGCCCCAGCTCCAGCGAGAGTTTCCTCGGCAGCCGCCTgagcagcacctcctccctggcg ATTGCTCGTTCCTCTTCCACGTGCAGCCTAAATGGATCTGCCAAATGTGCTGTTCATGTCCATCGCTCCAGTTCTGTTGACTGGAGCTCTCAAAGTTCCAAGCCTCGAcctgtgctgtgtcctggctCTCCAAATCCTCATCTTCCAAATGCTGTAGAAGCAAAAGCCTCTTCCAACTTGGAAAGTTTAAATGGTCATGCTTTGGACAGACCACGTGCTTTCCCTGTTGTCACTGCCACTTGTGCTGATGCTGGAGGTGATAACCAGTGTGGTGCTGGGAAATTCTGTGCATCAGATCCTGAGTGA